The following nucleotide sequence is from Nocardioides daedukensis.
CGAGTCTCACGGGAGGCGAGGCTACCGGTGCGCCGGGAAGTGCGGCGTACCGGTTCGTGAACCGCGGACATATCGCCTCGCGCGTCAACGTCTTCCAGATCACGTATCGAGTTCTGGTCTGAGGGTTACCCGCGGGTAGAACGCGTGTCACAATCGCTCGCATGACTGACACCTCAGCCACCAACGAGCAGATCAGCCGCGAGCTGGTCCTCCCTTACCTCAACCACGCGGTCCGCATGTTCGAGAGCGGCTACGCCTCGGCGACCGACATCGACAACGCGATGCGCTTCGGCTGCGGCTACCCGCAGGGCCCGCTGGCCACCATCGACGAGATCGGCGTCCAGCAGGTCCGTGACGAGCTGGCTGCGCGTTTCTCCGAGAGCGGCGACAACCTGCACAAGCCGGCCGACCTGCTCGAGAAGCTGGCCGCCGAGGGTACGACGTTCGCGTCCGGTGCCGCCGGTGCCGATGCCGAGGCGCCGCAGCTGAAGCACGAGATCACCAAGGTCGGTGTCGTCGGCACCGGCACGATGGCCTCGGGCATCGTCCAGGTCTTCGCCCAGGCCGGCTATGACGTCGTGTTCGTGGGTCGTGGCGAGGACAAGATCGCCGGTGTCGTGGCGTTCATCGAGAAGGGTCTCGGTCGCCTGGTCGAGAAGGGCAAGCTGGACGAGGACACCAAGGCTGCGGTGCTCGGTCGCCTGACCGGGTCCACCAGCCGTGAGGACCTGGCCGACGTCGACCTCGTCGTCGAGGCCATTGCCGAGGACCTCGAGATCAAGACGCAGCTCTTCAAGGACCTGGACCGGATCGCCAAGCCCGGCGCGATCCTGGCCACCACCACCTCGTCGATGCCGATCACCCAGCTCGGCGAGGTCACCTCGCGCCCCGAGTCGGTCATCGGGATGCACTTCTTCAACCCGGCCACCGTGATGAAGCTGGTCGAGGTGGTCACCACCTCGGCGACCTCGGCCGACGTGGACCAGACCGTCCTGGCGCTGTGCGCGAAGGTCAAGAAGGTCGCCGTCTCCTGCGCCGACCGCTCCGGCTTCATCGTGAACGCGCTGCTGTTCCCCTACCTCAACGACGCCGTCAAGATTGTCGACGAGGGCCGCGCGGACATCGACACGGTCGACGCCGCGATCAAGGAGCAGGCCGGCTTCCCGATGGGACCGTTCCAGCTGCTCGACGTGGTCGGCAACGACGTGTCGTTGGCGATCCAGCAGGAGTTGCACACCGAGTTCAAGGAGGCCGGCTTCGCGCCGGCCGCCGGGCTCGAGAAGGTCGTCGCCGAGGGCAACCTCGGTCGCAAGACCGGCAAGGGCTTCCACACCTACAACTGAGCCACACGCGCCGCGCCGCGAGGTGCCGCGCAGCCCCGAGGGAGCAGCCCGGGCGTCGCAACTCCACCAGGAGGGGCGGCGCCCGGTGTCATTCCCCGGCTCAGTCCAGGCAGAACTCGTTGCCCTCCGGGTCCCGCATCACGATGAACCCGGCGCCCATCGGCGGCGCCGGCTCGAACCTCTCGACCCGGGTGGCGCCGAGCGCGAGAAGTCGGCTGGCCTCGGCCTCGAGAGCGGTCATTCGTTCCTCGCCCTCGAGGCCCGGTGCGGCGCGTACGTCGAGGTGCACCCGGTTCTTGGCCGACTTGCGCTCGGGGACGCGTTGGAAGAACAACCGCGGGCCGGTGCCGGCAGGGTCCACCGAGGCGGAGGCGCGATTGCGCTCCTCGGTCGGGACGCCGAGCTTGTCCAGCGCCTCCTGCCAGGTGGAGAAGCCGGGCGGTGGGGCGGCGTACTCGTAGCCGAGCGCTTCGTTCCAGAAGCCGGCGAGGGCGTCAGGATCGGCACAGTCGAAGGTGATCTGCACGGTGCGCGCGACGACGGGGCCGGTCGTGTCGGGCCCAGTCACGGCCTGCCCAGTCATTTGGAGGACTCTTCCTTGCGCCACGGCTTGAGCCACTCCGTCTCGGGCCAACCCTCGCGACCGGCGATCAGCTCAAACATGGTGGCGCCGTCGATCGACTCCCGGATGATGTCCGCGTGACCGGCGTGGCGGGCCAGCTCCTCGATCAGGTGCAGCCACACCCACCGCACGGACCAGGCGGTGATGTCCTTCGGGTTCCACGGCGCGTCGGGAACGGGGACCGGGGCGTCGAGGTCGACCGCTGCGATGGCCTCCAGCACGGCGCTCGACACCTCGTCGAAGTGGGCCAGGACGTCGGCCACGGTGTCGGTCGGCAGCCAGGTGATGTTGCGCTCGCGGTCGGCGTACACCTCCTCGAGGGGACGGTCGTCGCTCACCGGGTTCGGGGCGGCCAGGGCGTGGGCAGCCCAGGTGACCTGGTTGTGTGCGGCGTGCTTGACCAGCGCGCCGACGCTGAGAGCGCTGCGGGTCGGCGTCGCGCCGGCCTGCTCGTCGGTGAGTCCGAAGATCACGGCGCGGAACGCGTCCTGCTGCTGGATGAGGTAGGCACGCAGACCGTCGCGCTCATCGATGACCGGGGGAGCTTGGGCAGGCATGGGGTCGTCCTCTCGTTGTTTCGTTGACGGTCTCACCCTCCCACCGGATGTGGACAGATCCTGACCGCAATGGGGTTCGGTCCGGAGAACTTCCGGGTGCGCCACAATGAGGGCGTGAGTGACTCCGACCTGCACGTGACGAACCTCGGCGAGAGCGGCCCGCGGGTCGCCTTCTGCCACGGACTCTTCGGCCAGGGGAAGAACTGGACGGCGATCGCCAAGGCGATCTCCGATGACCACCGGGTCTCCCTGATCGACATGCCCAACCACGGACGCTCCCCGTGGACTGAGCATCTCGACTATCCCGAGATGGCCGAGCAGGTCGCCGAGCTATTCGACGCCGACGACCCGGTCGCCCTGGTCGGTCACTCGATGGGCGGGAAGATCTCGATGCTGCTGGCCCTGCTCCACCCCGAGCTGGTCGAGCGGCTGGTGGTCGTCGACATGTCGCCCGTGGACTACCCGGGGCAGAGCGAGTTCGCCGGCTACATCGACGGCATGCAGGCGCTGGACCTGGCCTCGATGAGCACCCGCGCCGAGGCCGACGAGGCGCTGTCCGAGGCCGCCCCCAATCGCACCGTGCGCAGCTTCCTGCTCCAGAACCTCCGTCGCGACAGCGGTGGCCAGGGCTGGCGGTGGATGCCCAACCTGGACCTGCTCGGCCGCGAGCTGCCGGTGCTCGGCGGCTGGCCCGCGGACCGGGTGGAAGCAACGACGTACGACGGTCGCGTGCTGTGGGTGGCCGGAGCGGAGTCGCCCTACGTCAAGGACGACTATGCGCCGGCGATGGAGGCGCTGTTCCCGCGGGTGGCCAAGGTGACCATCAAGAACGCCGGACACTGGGTGCACTCGCAGCAGCCCGAGGTCTTCACCGAGGTGCTGCGACGGTTCCTGGCCACGAAGCCATGACGGCCACCGGGCCCCGGCTGGCCTCGGGCCTCGGCTTCGCGCTCCTCTCGGCGGCCTCCTTCGGGCTCTCCGGGTCGTTGGCCCGCGGGCTGCTCGACCAGGGCTGGAGCGCCGGCGCCGCGGTCACCGTCCGGGTCGCGATCGCCGCCCTGGTGCTGCTGGTCCCGGCCGCGATGGCGCTGCGTGGGCGTTGGCACCTGCTGCGCAACGCCTCGGGCATGGTGGCCATCTATGGGGTCGTCGCGGTAGCCGGCTGCCAGCTCTGCTACTTCTATGCCGTCGAGCACCTGCAGGTGGGCGTCGCGCTGCTGATCGAGTACACCGCTCCGGTCGCCGTGGTGGTGTGGCTCTGGTTGCGCCACGGCCACCGGCCGGGACGACTCACCCTGGCCGGCGCGCTGGTGGCTGCCGCCGGACTGGTGCTGGTCCTCGATGTGGTCTCGGGCGCACGGCTGAGTGCCGTGGGCGTGCTCTGGGCACTCGGCGCCATGGTCGGAGCCGCCACCTACTTCGTGCTCTCCGCCGACGAGGACAACGGACTGCCGCCGATCGTGCTGGCCGGCGGCGGGCTCTCGGTCGGTGCGCTCGCGTTGGGCCTGGCGGGCGCGATCGGCATCGTCCCGATGCAGGCAGCCACTCGCGACGTCGAGTACGCCGTCGGTTCGGTGCCGTTCTGGGTGCCCCTGCTGGCGCTGGGCCTGGTCACGGCAGCGCTCGCCTACACCACGGGCATCGCCGCGGGCCGTCGGCTGGGCTCGCGACTGGCCTCGTTCGTCGCGCTCAGCGAGGTGCTGGCCGCGCTGGCGGCGGCCTGGCTGCTGCTCGACGAGCTGCCCCGGGCGCTGCAGCTCGTCGGTGGCGTGCTGATCCTGGCCGGCGTGGTGCTGGTCAAGATGGGGGAGAAGGACATCAGGACCCTCGAGGAGGACGGGCTCCCCGTGATCTGAGGCGTCCGGACACGCACGACGCCCCGACGGATCACCGTCGGGGCGTCGTGGAGTGGCTGTGAGTGGTCTCAGTCCTCGTCGCCGAAGCCGGACATCACGTCGCGCAACGCTGCGAGCTGGGCGGTGATCGAGTCGCGACGTCGCGCCAGACGGTCGACCTCGGCCCGGGTCGCGGCCAGCTCCCGGTCGGCGTCGGCCTGGCCGGTGGCGGTCAGGCTCTCCGACTGGCTGCGTGCGGAGGCGACGATCTGCTCGGCCTCGCGGCGGGCGCGGGTGAGCAGTGCCTCGGACTCCGTCTGGGCCTGGGCGCGGTGCGCCGAGGCCTGGTTGGTGGCCTCGCTGGCGCGCTGCTCGGCTGCGGCGGCGCGCTGCTCGGCCTCCTCGACCAGCCTGCGGGTCTCTGCGGTGGCGCTGGAGTGGTAGTCGGCCGCCTCCTTGGCCAGGCGCTCCTTCTCCACGGCCAGCGTGCGGCGTGCCTCCTGCACCTCACGGTCGGCGGCGGCCCGGGCCTTCTCCGCCTCCCGCTGGGCGGTGACCCTGGCGTCGTTGCTCTCCTGCTCGGCGGCCAGTCGGAGCTGGTCGGCCTCCCGCTTCGCGGCGGCGCGGAGGTCCTGGGCCTCGCTGCGGGCCAGGTTCCGCTCCTGCTCGGCGTCGGCGATGATGCGGGTCCGCTGCTCGTCGATCTCGGTGAGCTGGACGACGCGCATGTCCTCGGCCTCGCGGCTGGCGTCGGCACGGATCGCCTTGGCGTCCGCGTTGGCCTGTGAACGGATCTCGGTCGCCTCGCGGACGGCCTGGTTGCGGATGTCCTCGGCCTCCTCCTCGGCCAGTCGCAGCAGCTCGTTGGCGCGGCCACCCAGGCCGGCGTACGAGGGCCGCTCGGCCTCGGAGACCTTCTTCTTCAGTGCCTCGAGCTCACCCTCCAGCTCGATGACCCGCTTCTCGGACATGCCGAGGCTGTTGCCCAGGCCTGCCTTCTCGGTGGTGAGCTGGTTGAGCAGCTGGTCGACGGCGCCCTTGTCATAGCCGTTGCGGCGCACCACGGGCAGCGAGGGCAGGGACGGGGACTGGACGGCCGGAGAGTATGCCGAGTGGCCACCGCTCGGCGCGGAGCCCTGCGACGGCTGCGCCTGGGCGTGCTGCTGCTGGGGTGCCTGCTGGCGGGGGGCGGCTGCGGCCGGCGCCTGGCGTGCCGGTTGTGCGCCGGACTGTCCCTGGCCCGACTGCTGGCCCGACTGCGGGCGCGCCTGCTGGCCGGACTGCTGGCCCGACTGCTGGGGCCGGGCGGGGGACTGCGCCGGAGGGCGAGTCGACGTACGTTCCTGCCCCTTGCCCGGCTCGTCCTTGATCGCCGGGATCACCTGGGTGGCGTCATCCGCGCCGGTCGACGCGGGGTCGCCCGTGGAGGCGTCATCGAAGATGGACAGGCCGTCGTCACTCATTCACAAATCCTTAGTCAGTCGTGGCACCCGTGTGTCCTACAGTCTTGCGGATCGCCGGTAAAGAACCCACCCCGGCTCGCGCACAGTGCGCGAACCGGGGTGGAATTGTTCATGGCGTGTGCTCCACGCCTTCTGCTCAGACGCCGCGGAAGGCGTTGATCTTGTCGATGTGCTTCTCGCGCAGCTCGGTGTTGAGCACGCCGAGGCCCTCGGAGGGGGAGAGCGCCAGCACGCCGACCTTGCCCTGGTGCTTGTTGTGGTGCACGTCGAGCGCGGCCTGGCCGACCTGGTCCAGGGTGTAGGTGCGCGACAGGGTCGGGTGGATCTTGCCCTGGGCGATGAGGCGGTTGGCCTCCCACGACTCGCGGTAGTTGGCGAAGTGCGAGGAGACGATCCGCTTCAGGTTCATCCACAGGTAGCGGTTGTCGTACTCGTGCATGTAGCCCGTGGTCGACGCGCAGGTGGTGATGGTGCCGCCCTTGCGGGTGACGAAGACGGAGGCACCGAAGGTCTCGCGGCCCGGGTGCTCGAAGACGATGTCGATGTCCTCGCCGCCGGTGAGCTCACGGATCTTCTTGCCCAGTCGCAGCCATTCCTTGGGGTTCTGCTGGGTGCCCTCTTCGTTCCAGAACTGCCACTTCTCGTCGGAACGGTTGATGATGAGCTCGGCGCCCATCTTGCGGCAGATCTCGGCCTTCTCCTCGTTGGAGACGACACAGATCGGGTTGGCGCCACCGTTGAGCGCGTACTGCGTGGCGAAGCCGCCCAGGCCGCCCGAGGCGCCCCAGATCAGGACGTTGTCGCCCTGCTTCATGTCGCCACCGTTCTTGGAGACGAGCTGGCGGTAGGCGGTGGAGTTGACCAGACCGGGGGAGGCAGCCTCTTCCCAGGTCAGGTGCTCGGGCTTGGGCATCAGCTGGTTCGACTTGACCAGGGCGATCTCGGCGAGACCACCGAAGTTCGTCTCGAAGCCCCAGATGCGCTGCTCCGGGTCGAGCATCGAGTCGTTGTGGCCGTCGGCCGACTCCATCTCGACCGACAGGCAGTGCGCCACGACGCGGTCGCCGGCGTTCCACTTGGTCACACCGGGGCCGGTCTTGAGCACGACGCCGGACAGGTCCGAGCCCACCACGTGGTAGGGCAGGTCGTGACGCTTGGTGAGCTCGGAGAGGCGGCCGTAGCGCTCGAGGAAGCCGAAGGTGGAGACCGGCTCGAAGATCGAGGTCCACACGGTGTTGTAGTTGATCGCGGACGCCATCACGGCGACGTAGGCCTCGCCCGGTCCCAGCTCGGGAAGGGCGACGTCCTCGACGTGGAGGGACTTGCGCGGGTCCTTCTCCTTGCTCGGGATGCCTTCGAACATGTCGACCTCGTCCTTGTGGACCGTGACGGCCCGGTAGGACTCGGGCAGTTCGAGGTTGGCGAAGTCCTCGGCGCTGGTGTCGCCGGCCTGGATCGCGTCAAGAATGTGCTGCACGGGGAAACTCCCTGGAAGTGTCGAGTGGGCGAGTCGGGCACAACGTACCCGTGAGTAACGTGGAGTGGGGCGCTGTGAGACTGACGTCTCACACGCAGGGTGGTCTTCTGCGCCCCGGGAACGGTCTCAGTGTGGCCGACGGTTCGGTGCGTCAGTGCTGGGTCAGTGCTCCGGGGACGCCGCGGGCTCGACCAGCTCCACCAGGACGCCACCGGCGTCCTTGGGGTGGATGAAGTTGATCCGGGAGTTCGACGTGCCGCGCTTCGGCTCGGGATAGAGCAGGCGCAGGCCACGCTCGCGCAGGATCGCGGAGACCTGCTCCACGTCGGTCACCCGGTAGGCCAGCTGCTGCAGGCCGGGGCCGGAGCGGTCGATGAACTTGGCGATCGTGGACTGGTCGTTGAGCGGTGCCAGGAGCTGGATCCGCTGGGTGGTGGTGTCGCCGCCCTCGGAGTTGATCTGGACCATGGCCTCACGGACGCCCTGCTCCTCGTTGACCTCCTCGTGGGCGACCTCCATGCCGAAGGTGTCGCGATAGAAGGCAATCGCCTCGTCCAGGTCGGGAACGGCGATGCCGACGTGATCGATGCAGACGAACAGGTTCTTGGGGATGTCGACAGGTGCGCTCATGGGGCCATCGTGACCTGCGCGCGCAAGCGTGAGTGACGACGTCCACATCCGGGACACATGGTCTCGATGAATAGGACGGGGTTAGGCTCGCAACATTCCATTCATGCATCACCAGGAGGAACAGAAATGTCGTCCACGTCCGGCGGATCCGTCATCGTTGCAGGGGCACGTACGCCCGTTGGTCGCCTTCTCGGCGGCCTGAAGTCCCTCTCGGCGGCCGACCTCGGCGGTGTCGCCATCAAGGGTGCCCTCGAGAAGGCCGGCGTCGCCGGCGACCAGGTCGACTACGTGATCATGGGCCACGTGATCCAGGCCGGTGCCGGCCAGATCACCGCTCGCCAGGCCTCGGTCAAGGGCGGCATCCCGATGAACGTCCCGGCGATCACGATCAACAAGGTCTGCCTCTCGGGCATCAACGCGATCGCGCTGGCCGACCAGCTGATCCGCGCCGGCGAGCACGACATCGTCGTTGCAGGTGGCATGGAGTCGATGACCAACGCCCCGCACGTGCTGCAGAAGTCCCGCGAGGGCTTCAAGTACGGCGACACCCCGCTGGTCGACTCGATGGCCTACGACGCCCTCTACGACCAGTTCACCGACCAGCCGATGGGCAACCTGACCGAGTCGTGCAACGCGGCCGGCAAGAACCTGACCCGCGAGGAGCAGGACGAGTTCTCGGCCCGCTCGCACCAGCTGGCCGCCCAGGCCTGGAAGAACGGCGTCTTCGACGACGAGGTCGTCCCGGTGACGATCCCCTCGCGCAAGGGTGACGTCACCGTCTCCCAGGACGAGGGCATCCGCGGCGACACCACCGCCGAGTCGCTCTCCGGGCTGCGCCCCGCCTTCGACAAGTCCGGCACGATCACCGCCGGGTCCTCCTCGCAGATCTCCGACGGCGCTGCTGCGGTCGTCGTGATGAGCAAGGCCAAGGCCGAGGAGCTCGGCCTCGAGTGGATCGCCGA
It contains:
- a CDS encoding 3-hydroxyacyl-CoA dehydrogenase NAD-binding domain-containing protein: MTDTSATNEQISRELVLPYLNHAVRMFESGYASATDIDNAMRFGCGYPQGPLATIDEIGVQQVRDELAARFSESGDNLHKPADLLEKLAAEGTTFASGAAGADAEAPQLKHEITKVGVVGTGTMASGIVQVFAQAGYDVVFVGRGEDKIAGVVAFIEKGLGRLVEKGKLDEDTKAAVLGRLTGSTSREDLADVDLVVEAIAEDLEIKTQLFKDLDRIAKPGAILATTTSSMPITQLGEVTSRPESVIGMHFFNPATVMKLVEVVTTSATSADVDQTVLALCAKVKKVAVSCADRSGFIVNALLFPYLNDAVKIVDEGRADIDTVDAAIKEQAGFPMGPFQLLDVVGNDVSLAIQQELHTEFKEAGFAPAAGLEKVVAEGNLGRKTGKGFHTYN
- a CDS encoding VOC family protein, giving the protein MTGQAVTGPDTTGPVVARTVQITFDCADPDALAGFWNEALGYEYAAPPPGFSTWQEALDKLGVPTEERNRASASVDPAGTGPRLFFQRVPERKSAKNRVHLDVRAAPGLEGEERMTALEAEASRLLALGATRVERFEPAPPMGAGFIVMRDPEGNEFCLD
- a CDS encoding DinB family protein is translated as MPAQAPPVIDERDGLRAYLIQQQDAFRAVIFGLTDEQAGATPTRSALSVGALVKHAAHNQVTWAAHALAAPNPVSDDRPLEEVYADRERNITWLPTDTVADVLAHFDEVSSAVLEAIAAVDLDAPVPVPDAPWNPKDITAWSVRWVWLHLIEELARHAGHADIIRESIDGATMFELIAGREGWPETEWLKPWRKEESSK
- a CDS encoding alpha/beta fold hydrolase, producing MSDSDLHVTNLGESGPRVAFCHGLFGQGKNWTAIAKAISDDHRVSLIDMPNHGRSPWTEHLDYPEMAEQVAELFDADDPVALVGHSMGGKISMLLALLHPELVERLVVVDMSPVDYPGQSEFAGYIDGMQALDLASMSTRAEADEALSEAAPNRTVRSFLLQNLRRDSGGQGWRWMPNLDLLGRELPVLGGWPADRVEATTYDGRVLWVAGAESPYVKDDYAPAMEALFPRVAKVTIKNAGHWVHSQQPEVFTEVLRRFLATKP
- a CDS encoding EamA family transporter — translated: MTATGPRLASGLGFALLSAASFGLSGSLARGLLDQGWSAGAAVTVRVAIAALVLLVPAAMALRGRWHLLRNASGMVAIYGVVAVAGCQLCYFYAVEHLQVGVALLIEYTAPVAVVVWLWLRHGHRPGRLTLAGALVAAAGLVLVLDVVSGARLSAVGVLWALGAMVGAATYFVLSADEDNGLPPIVLAGGGLSVGALALGLAGAIGIVPMQAATRDVEYAVGSVPFWVPLLALGLVTAALAYTTGIAAGRRLGSRLASFVALSEVLAALAAAWLLLDELPRALQLVGGVLILAGVVLVKMGEKDIRTLEEDGLPVI
- the ccrA gene encoding crotonyl-CoA carboxylase/reductase; this translates as MQHILDAIQAGDTSAEDFANLELPESYRAVTVHKDEVDMFEGIPSKEKDPRKSLHVEDVALPELGPGEAYVAVMASAINYNTVWTSIFEPVSTFGFLERYGRLSELTKRHDLPYHVVGSDLSGVVLKTGPGVTKWNAGDRVVAHCLSVEMESADGHNDSMLDPEQRIWGFETNFGGLAEIALVKSNQLMPKPEHLTWEEAASPGLVNSTAYRQLVSKNGGDMKQGDNVLIWGASGGLGGFATQYALNGGANPICVVSNEEKAEICRKMGAELIINRSDEKWQFWNEEGTQQNPKEWLRLGKKIRELTGGEDIDIVFEHPGRETFGASVFVTRKGGTITTCASTTGYMHEYDNRYLWMNLKRIVSSHFANYRESWEANRLIAQGKIHPTLSRTYTLDQVGQAALDVHHNKHQGKVGVLALSPSEGLGVLNTELREKHIDKINAFRGV
- the mce gene encoding methylmalonyl-CoA epimerase, with the translated sequence MSAPVDIPKNLFVCIDHVGIAVPDLDEAIAFYRDTFGMEVAHEEVNEEQGVREAMVQINSEGGDTTTQRIQLLAPLNDQSTIAKFIDRSGPGLQQLAYRVTDVEQVSAILRERGLRLLYPEPKRGTSNSRINFIHPKDAGGVLVELVEPAASPEH
- a CDS encoding acetyl-CoA C-acetyltransferase; the protein is MSSTSGGSVIVAGARTPVGRLLGGLKSLSAADLGGVAIKGALEKAGVAGDQVDYVIMGHVIQAGAGQITARQASVKGGIPMNVPAITINKVCLSGINAIALADQLIRAGEHDIVVAGGMESMTNAPHVLQKSREGFKYGDTPLVDSMAYDALYDQFTDQPMGNLTESCNAAGKNLTREEQDEFSARSHQLAAQAWKNGVFDDEVVPVTIPSRKGDVTVSQDEGIRGDTTAESLSGLRPAFDKSGTITAGSSSQISDGAAAVVVMSKAKAEELGLEWIAEIGASGQVAGPDSTLQLQPANAIVKAAEKEGIAVSDIDLFELNEAFAAVGIESARQLGVDADKVNVNGGAIAIGHPVGMSGARIVLHLALELQRRGGGTGAAALCGGGGQGDALIIRVPAKA